A single window of Betta splendens chromosome 11, fBetSpl5.4, whole genome shotgun sequence DNA harbors:
- the LOC114866294 gene encoding mucin-13-like translates to MKNAGMLVVWVCLAFALGRTEGQNTTTESSSTGVSGSTESPGTTGTSGPTAQPGSSTRGSDAGSSQNTAAGTASSGGAPSSASAAPGTTSNAGTTTTTSGAARAAPLGLRGHILLPVTLLLYAAH, encoded by the exons ATGAAGAACGCGGGGATGCTGGTGGTCTGGGTGTGCCTGGCCTTCGCACTGGGCAGAACCGAG GGACAGAACACAACCACTGAATCAAGCTCCACAGGGGTCAGCGGCAGCACGGAGTCGCCCGGTACCACCGGTACCAGCGGGCCCACGGCGCAGCCCGGCAGCTCCACCCGTGGGAGCGACGCCGGCTCCTCCCAGAACACGGCTGCCGGCACCGCGTCCAGCGGAGGCGCTCCGTCCTCCGCGTCCGCGGCCCCCGGCACCACCAGCAACGCTGGCACGACCACGACCACGTCCGGAGCAGCGCGCGCGGCCCCGTTGGGGCTCCGCGGCCACATCCTGCTGCCCGTCACCCTCCTGCTCTACGCGGCGCATTGA
- the LOC129604837 gene encoding integumentary mucin A.1-like: MKILVVGLSTLLLLALAQTQNNDTASTQTNSTASTQTTDLFLDVNSQTDLPNTTATNASDFWNNTTTGALATAGMSTTGSAATATLAPTTNSNTTSAPAANVTMNSVPIVATSTTSAPTTATNITSAPNTTTNTTSAPNTTTNTTSAPNTTTNTTSAPNTTTNTTSAPNTTTNTTSAPNTTTNTTSAPNTTITMTSAPTTTTTTTTTTTTTSAPTTTKATTTTTTPTTTTTTTTTTTPTTSKPAAPNTTAGSAPTTTKTLTTPTSANIPPSAVATTTARTTRPNCGSQLNASLLMSVLLWFLCTLLT, translated from the exons ATGAAGATACTGGTTGTAGGACTttccacactgctgctgctggcattAGCGCAG ACTCAAAACAACGATACAGCGTCAACCCAGACCAACAGCACAGCCTCAACCCAGACCACGGACTTGTTTCTAGATGTTAACTCGCAGACAGACCTTCCCAACACCACTGCCACTAATGCATCCGATTTCTGGAACAACACCACAACTGGTGCTCTGGCAACCGCAGGGATGTCCACCACCGGCTCAGCCGCTACTGCAACCTTGGCACCGACCACAAACTCAAATACGACCTCGGCACCGGCCGCAAACGTAACTATGAACTCAGTACCAATCGTAGCCACAAGTACGACCTCGGCACCGACCACAGCCACAAATATTACTTCTGCCCCGAACACGACCACAAATACGACCTCGGCCCCGAACACGACCACAAATACGACCTCGGCCCCGAACACGACCACAAATACGACCTCGGCCCCTAACACGACCACAAATACGACCTCGGCCCCGAACACGACCACAAATACGACCTCGGCCCCGAACACGACCACAAATACGACCTCGGCCCCGAACACGACCATAACTATGACCTCGGCACCGACCACAACCACAACGACGACCACCACTACAACCACAACCTCTGCACCAACTACAACTAAAGCTACTACAACAACCACGACcccaaccacaaccacaaccacaaccacgACCACGACCCCAACCACGAGCAAACCGGCTGCACCAAACACAACTGCCGGCTCGGCACCGACCACCACCAAAACCCTGACAACTCCGACATCCGCTAACATCCCTCCCTCGGCCGTGGCAACGACTACTGCACGCACCACCAGGCCAAACTGTGGCTCTCAGCTCAACGCGTCTCTGCTGATGTCCGTCCTGCTGTGGTTTCTCTGCACCCTGTTGACCTGA
- the anxa14 gene encoding annexin A2 translates to MDFDFLDSCNMWWGTLGTIRPYPNFNPKRDVLALRTALEKKDAAGLVRILTNRTNSQRQDIAKTFEEQTQKQLAPGLRKALGGDLATLLMELLIPPVEYDAYRLQHAIVGLGTDEETLLEVLCTRSGKRLAEISAVYKELYKKDLEKDLKGETSGDFAKLVVALLHKAEVPGVVQRDVESLFASVSGKKVDAAPWIEILTSRDVNHLNKVFMDLELRTGQNVHQTVEKRFTGDFRLGLKTLVQCIRCPEDHLAKRLTSTKSHIVQGVMVSHSEEDLLCVRAAYLKLTGLSLYAALQKQFKGDYLQALLAICRSED, encoded by the exons ATGGACTTCGACTTCTTGGACTCCTGC AACATGTGGTGGGGAACCCTGGGAACGATACGACCTTACCCCAACTTCAACCCGAAGCGGGACGTCCTGGCTCTGCGGACGGCGCTGGAGAAGAAAG ACGCAGCCGGCCTGGTGCGAATCCTGACCAATCGGACCAACTCCCAGAGACAAGACATTGCCAAGACCTTCGAGGAGCAAACGCAGAAG CAACTGGCGCCCGGGTTGAGGAAAGCTCTGGGTGGAGACCTGGCCAcgctgctgatggagctgctgatcCCGCCTGTGGAGTACGACGCGTACCGCCTGCAGCACGCCATAGTG GGTCTGGGCACAGACGAGGAGACGCTGCTGGAGGTCCTGTGCACGCGGTCTGGGAAGCGGCTTGCAGAAATCAGCGCTGTATATAAAGAGT TGTACAAGAAGGACCTGGAGAAGGACCTGAAGGGAGAAACCAGTGGAGACTTTGCTAAGCTTGTCGTGGCTCTGCTCCAT AAAGCTGAGGTTCCCGGCGTGGTTCAAAGAGATGTAGAG tcCCTCTTTGCATCAGTCAGCGGCAAAAAAGTTGATGCAGCCCCGTGGATTGAAATACTGACCTCCAGAGACGTGAATCATCTCAACAAAG TGTTCATGGACCTGGAGCTGAGGACGGGGCAGAACGTGCATCAGACTGTGGAGAAGAGATTCACGGGAGACTTTCGACTGGGCCTGAAGACTTTAG TGCAGTGCATCCGTTGCCCTGAGGACCACTTGGCCAAACGCCTCACTTCCACAAAG TCGCACATCGTGCAGGGCGTCATGGTGTCTCACTCGGAGGAGGACCTGCTGTGTGTTCGAGCGGCCTACCTGAAGTTGACCGGCCTGTCTCTCTACGCTGCTCTGCAG AAACAGTTCAAGGGGGATTATCTACAGGCCCTGCTGGCAATCTGTCGATCAGAAGATTAG